A genomic window from Silene latifolia isolate original U9 population chromosome Y, ASM4854445v1, whole genome shotgun sequence includes:
- the LOC141632981 gene encoding protein FAR-RED IMPAIRED RESPONSE 1-like — MKKLPDKVGPSISQDTTFLKEINSVVWDVEITPEDFESKWNSIISSYELCDNKWLKKMFKHRALWIHAYNRDTYLGGILRTTSRSESGNSFFGNFTNPHVTLVEFWMRFQTAMDAQRWKYSKMFERIGILCRHILWVLKDRGFDHIPKEYLALRWSKSATSHPLSLLLLEKAVFSAVSLVEDSEEHSDALFQLLRSFNEKLIISIKSRKSKDKKAEIEMLLGSKIPTEVTVLPPEKCKNKGSGKRITSNKEKAVLENAKPLRKCRACGEMSNHDSRNCPSRLP, encoded by the exons atgaagaaGTTGCCTGACAAGGTTGGTCCATCGATTTCCCAAGACACAacttttttgaaggaaattaactCAGTTGTTTGGGATGTAGAAATCACTCCAGAAGATTTTGAATCGAAATGGAATTCGATAATTTCCTCATATGAGCTTTGTGATAACAAGTGGTTGAAGAAAATGTTTAAGCACCGTGCTCTTTGGATTCATGCTTACAATAGGGACACATATTTGGGTGGGATTTTGCGCACAACATCAAGATCAGAGTCTGGAAATAGCTTCTTTGGAAACTTCACCAACCCACATGTCACACTTgtcgagttttggatgcgtttccaAACAGCAATGGATGCTCAGAGATGGAAATATTCTAAG AtgtttgaaagaattgggatacTCTGTAGGCACATTTTATGGGTGTTGAAAGATAGGGGGTTTGATCATATACCTAAAGAGTATTTAGCACTGAGATGGAGCAAATCTGCAACCTCCCACCCTCTTTCTCTCTTGTTGTTGGAAAAAGCT GTATTTAGTGCAGTCTCACTTGTTGAGGATAGTGAGGAACATTCTGATGCGCTATTTCAATTGCTCCGGAGTTTCAATGAAAAGTTGATTATTTCAATTAAGTCGAGAAAGTCAAAAGATAAGAAAGCTGAGATTGAGATGCTTCTTGGGTCAAAAATTCCAACTGAAGTTACTGTTTTACCACCAGAGAAGTGCAAGAATAAGGGATCGGGAAAGAGGATAACATCAAACAAGGAAAAGGCAGTCTTGGAAAATGCAAAGCCTCTGAGAAAATGCCGTGCTTGCGGTGAAATGAGTAACCATGATAGTAGAAATTGCCCGAGTCGACTCCCTTGA
- the LOC141632982 gene encoding uncharacterized protein LOC141632982, with protein MHILVFFTIGKDGNHWLACVSDLKEEKNYILDSLKKYRKNDKKAVEEYNTYVEDIIVNVANQIPSTNGYKRVKAISLFPTEVKDVPQQANTFDCGVYVMKFLEGAMFNTDLWTDKKHYKDLIAYRRQIMLQLIKWEKNTSQAIFHNG; from the exons ATGCATATCCTA GTTTTTTTCACAATCGGCAAAGATGGTAACcattggttagcttgtgtgtctGATCTCAAGGAGGAGAAGAACTACATTTTGGACTCTCTCAAGAAATATAGGAAAAATGATAAGAAAGCTGTGGAGGAATATAATACTTATGTGGAGGATATT ATAGTCAATGTTGCAAATCAGATACCGAGCACCAATGGTTACAAGCGCGTCAAGGCCATCAGTTTGTTTCCTACTGAAGTGAAGGATGTCCCTCAGCAAGCAAACAC TTTTGACTGCGGAGTATATGTCATGAAGTTTCTGGAAGGTGCAATGTTCAATACAGATTTGTGGACGGACAAGAAACATTACAAA GACTTGATTGCTTATCGTCGACAAATTATGTTGCAGCTGATAAAATGGGAGAAAAACACTTCTCAG GCGATTTTTCACAATGGTTGA